A stretch of the Theileria equi strain WA chromosome 1, complete sequence genome encodes the following:
- a CDS encoding hypothetical protein (encoded by transcript BEWA_033890A) translates to MTDLFDEYDLQLQKILTDIKNHTQFCRNGLSTITHEGHLAELDSLVSSAEETVRQMELEARFSTNALIHSRIDKVKHARSLLKEALENSKQMRNQLQRGELLGGTVSLHNIPLLDIASFGETNQFNALSRDDDMLNQGLLYLQTSCATANETEQVGSHAAKNLHDQRNILYNIQNKIEDTKLSLVNADEYLAKLLKQGRLNKVVLYTVFGAIICSVIIIIIIRTIKLTFSILK, encoded by the exons ATGACTGATCTATTCGATGAATATGATCTACAACTgcaaaaaattttaactGATATAAAGAATCATACCCAATTTTGTCGGAATGGGCTTTCAA CGATCACACATGAAGGCCACCTTGCCGAGTTGGATTCCCTAGTATCTTCTGCCGAGGAAACG GTGCGACAAATGGAACTTGAGGCTAGATTTTCTACAAATGCACTAATTCATAGcagaatagacaag GTTAAACATGCAAGATCTCTACTTAAGGAAGCTTTAGAAAATAGCAAACAGATGCGCAATCAACTACAACGTGGAGAGCTTCTGGGAGGTACTGTTTCATTGCACAATATACCTCTTCTAGATATAGCATCGTTTGGTGAGACCAACCAGTTCAACGCACTGAGTAGAGATGATGATATGCTCAATCAGGGACTACTATACTTACAG ACATCATGTGCAACGGCCAATGAAACGGAACAGGTCGGATCTCATGCGGCCAAAAACTTGCATGACCAAAGAAACATTCTATACAATATTCAAAACAAGATCGAGGACACGAAACTATCATTAGTCAATGCAGATGAATACCTTGCAAAACTGCTGAAACAAGGAAGGCTAAACAAGGTCGTACTATACACAGTCTTTGGTGCAATCATATGTTCCGTCATCATCATAATTATCATACGTACTATAAAGCTCACATTTTCAATATTGAAATAA
- a CDS encoding adapter protein, putative (encoded by transcript BEWA_033870A) codes for MGKDIMPNSGSDAHNSLQKDLGGNKTKGKRSGKTNSNDLAALYDNQFHDVIGRDPYRCKPWIEHTGILKSLRPPRGTRQIFRISEISKLERVHTDNCDSSKPTLATLGDTSYEDINKRLFATYERAIEFIPLSYKVWYQYLKDRVENLSCEFYENPKEYYDINSIFERCIVNLYAYPSIYLLYGSFLQYQNRITKVRRLYDKALLNLAITQHSTIWEQYLKFVDHFDLLPLGRAVFMRYIQLKPNFREVFYDFLKRHKQYDEAAKILCELLNDDNFVSENGKSQYNLWIELCELIRDNSQHIKSIPVDRIIKEGISKYTDQVASLWIILADIYIIRGQLHIARDVYEEALKSVTTVQDFSTIFDVYAKFLENYAKQMNKSKGATIETLITVDRLENLINNRAALLASVKLKQNIHNVYNWVHYTQLFESEPAKVAEIYAEAVQTIDPRRSVGRVTDLWIRFATFYEDRDDLENAIKVYEKATNANFRFVDDLATIWCCWVEMCLRHNNFKEALQIARRAIDPKTDKDASSVSKRIHRSVRLWSLCLDMEENFGTIETCRSTFNRMVELKVVTPQIALNFAMYLEENKYFEGSFNAFERCVALFKWPQLYYLYLPYLTKFVKRYRGSKLERAREIFDQCIHSEESNTCSVPPKFVKYIFYLYAHMEEEFGLINRSLGILRDAARYADKDDQLKLVKLYIAKTTEFYGITHTRKIYKEALEFVDDNATRELCSMYIQMERGLAEIDRARAIYIYCSQFCDPSVHTLFWKDWREFEVLHGNEDCFREMLRIKRSVQAHYSKVHYNTEEINDEDIEGNPLEQLENITN; via the exons ATGGGTAAGGATATAATGCCTAATTCCGGCTCGGATGCCCATAACTCCCTGCAGAAGGATCTAGGAGGGAATAAAACAAAGGGTAAACGCTCAGGTAAAACGAACTCCAACGATTTAGCAGCGTTATACGATAACCAGTTCCACGATGTAATAGGTAGAGACCCATATCGCTGCAAACCTTGGATAGAACATACCGGAATATTAAAGTCGTTGAGACCTCCCAGAGGGACTCGTCAGATCTTTAGAATCTCGGAAATATCAAAACTAGAAAGGGTTCATACCGATAATTGTGACTCATCAAAGCCAACATTGGCAACCCTTGGTGATACGAGCTACGAAGACATTAATAAAAGGCTCTTTGCAACATATGAAAGAGCCATTGAATTCATACCACTCAGTTACAAAGTGTGGTATCAATATTTAAAG GATAGGGTTGAAAACTTGAGCTGCGAATTTTACGAGAACCCTAAGGAATACTACGATATAAACTCTATTTTTGAACGTTGTATAGTAAACTTGTACGCATACCCATCAATATATCTCCTGTATGGGTCATTTTTGCAATATCAAAATCGCATTACTAAAGTACGCCGTTTGTATGATAAGGCATTGTTGAATTTGGCTATCACTCAACACTCAACCATATGGGAAcagtatttaaaatttgtCGACCATTTTGACTTATTACCACTAGGAAGAGCTGTATTTATGCGTTATATACAGTTGAAACCTAACTTTAGAGAAGTATTTTACGATTTCTTGAAACGTCATAAGCAGTATGATGAAGCTGCAAAAATATTATGTGAATTATTAAATGATGACAATTTTGTTTCTGAGAATGGCAAGTCACAGTACAACTTATGGATTGAACTTTGTGAACTTATTAGAGATAATTCACAACACATAAAAAGTATTCCTGTTGATAGAATTATAAAGGAGGGTATAAGCAAATACACTGACCAAGTTGCGTCATTGTGGATTATTCTCGCAGATATATATATCATCAGAGGTCAGCTTCACATAGCTAGAGATGTATATGAGGAGGCATTAAAATCGGTTACCACCGTACAGGATTTCTCCACAATTTTTGACGTGTATGCAAAATTCTTGGAAAACTATGCCAAGCAAATGAACAAATCAAAAGGTGCTACAATAGAAACTTTGATTACGGTTGATCGCTTAGAAAATCTTATCAACAATCGTGCTGCCTTATTAGCATCAGTAAAACTTAAGCAGAATATACACAACGTATACAATTGGGTTCACTACACCCAGCTTTTTGAATCCGAACCAGCCAAG GTTGCTGAAATTTATGCGGAAGCTGTGCAGACTATCGATCCAAGACGCAGTGTTGGCAGAGTAACCGATCTGTGGATTCGTTTTGCAACATTTTATGAAGATAGAGATGATTTAGAAAATGCAATAAAGGTTTATGAAAAGGCAACAAACGCTAACTTCAGGTTTGTTGATGATCTAGCGACGATatg GTGCTGTTGGGTCGAAATGTGCCTGCGCCACAACAATTTTAAGGAAGCTCTTCAAATAGCAAGAAGAGCTATTGATCCAAAGACAGATAAGGATGCGTCTAGTGTTTCTAAAAGGATACACAGGTCAGTAAGATTGTGGAGTCTCTGTCTAGATATGGAAGAAAACTTTGGTACAATCGAAACCTGTAGATCCACTTTTAACAGAATGGTTGAGCTAAAAGTTGTAACTCCGCAAATCGCATTGAATTTTGCAATGTACCTTGAAGAGAACAAGTATTTTGAAGGATCTTTTAATGCGTTTGAGAGGTGTGTAGCCCTTTTCAAGTGGCCACAGTTGTATTACCTCTATCTTCCCTATCTCACAAAATTCGTAAAAAGATATCGCGGTTCAAAATTGGAGCGTGCACGCGAAATTTTTGATCAGTGCATACATTCAGAAGAATCAAATACATGTTCGGTGCctccaaaatttgtaaaatatatcTTCTACCTATACGCCCACatggaggaagaatttGGACTAATTAACAGATCCCTTGGTATATTAAGAGATGCAGCAAGATACGCCGACAAAGATGATCAACTCAAACTAGTCAAACTCTACATTGCAAAAACTACAGAATTTTATGGAATTACACACACAAgaaaaatatacaaagaaGCACTAGAATTTGTTGACGATAATGCAACACGGGAACTATGCAGTATGTACATCCAAATGGAACGTGGTCTTGCAGAAATCGATCGTGCTAGAGCAATATACATATACTGCTCACAGTTTTGCGATCCATCGGTGCACACTCTCTTCTGGAAGGACTGGCGCGAATTTGAAGTACTACACGGAAATGAAGACTGCTTCAGAGAGATGCTTAGAATAAAAAGAAGTGTACAAGCGCATTACAGCAAGGTACATTATAACACTGAAGAAATAAACGACGAGGACATTGAAGGAAATCCTCTTGAGCAGCTAGAAAATATCACAAATTAG
- a CDS encoding RNA recognition motif domain containing protein (encoded by transcript BEWA_033880A) gives MTDSHSWNTTPQSKSYYTFDDPLNEKKLRVWVGSIPNFVEADDLKLALQMAGVAPLTDLVFKRCPVRSWGFLTFKTFEDASQCIALIHGKRLFEESDFTLEARFANPHESRDDSNSRNDSFNSQSSFLSTTHRASMMSTLTEEGYDVLQDAGPTTLWHVYRDENGNSYYYNSITGHTQWERPVPPLIAVEAATSFCSDRNRLSAPPGSNLFIFHIPNVWDDAELAMHFTPFGNLISAKVQRDAAGCNSGFGFVTYDNPLSASAAVDLMNGFATHSKFLKVQHKKESSNEA, from the exons ATGACTGATTCACACTCGTGGAACACAACTCCTCAGTCAAAATCCTACTATACATTTGACGATCCGCTGAATGAGAAGAAACTAAGGGTATGGGTGGGTAGTATTCCCAATTTTGTGGAAGCAGATGACCTCAAACTGGCATTACAGATGGCTGGAGTTGCTCCACTGACTGATTTAGTGTTCAAGAGATGCCCTGTTAGGAGTTGGGGATTCTTGACGTTCAAAACATTTGAAGATGCGTCACAATGCATAGCTCTTATTCATGGAAAGAGACTATTTGAAG AGTCTGATTTCACATTGGAGGCTCGATTTGCAAATCCTCACGAATCTAGAGACGATTCGAACTCTAGGAATGATTCCTTCAACTCACAATCTAGCTTTTTAAGCACAACGCATCGAGCATCAATGATGAGCACATTGACTGAGGAGGGGTATGATGTGCTACAGGATGCTGGACCAACTACACTCTGGCATGTTTATCGAGATGAGAATGGTAATAGCTACTACTACAATTCAATCACTGGGCACACACAATGGGAACGCCCTGTACCTCCTCTAATCGCCGTGGAAGCTGCTACATCCTTTTGCA GTGATCGCAATAGGTTAAGTGCTCCTCCAGGATCTAACCTCTTTATATTTCATATTCCAAACGTTTGGGACGATGCGGAACTTGCCATGCATTTTACTCCGTTTGGCAATTTAATTTCAGCAAAAGTTCAGCGAGACGCGGCTGGTTGTAACTCTG GTtttggatttgtgacaTATGACAATCCTCTGAGTGCATCTGCGGCTGTAGATTTAATGAATGGATTCGCAACGCactccaaatttttaaaggttCAACACAAGAAAGAATCATCTAATGAAGCTTAA
- a CDS encoding hypothetical protein (encoded by transcript BEWA_033860A), which produces MDETTNLTNDIHLEDILVDQDAIYTCRCILKCYESDTGTKGIDKINGPSSSYIVSSVKNGMDGIKSSIDSIDHAISVLDSLLHKTVINDTSDIIQSFDEVNKYSKLIDDTNQSICEISEDVKNKFSDLVSLYNSIDLDKKALERLYKVHEYSSECKRVIKILQMLHERVVCLGNSPNDFVKLLLISCQYNIIAEKIFSLEKTDILHVILDYSMTFKSAIIKKCTNHGIMSVFSSSESLSKVNEKILVIVHHIFKEFSTSSKYILELIESLIRGTSDCIKLKEILPCNESNPDWQQLLISQVSEFLEKYITNQRGLYLICKTSKLPLHEKLEKGEKELLKAFMGKMAHAGSQDPFSYCELYSKRCIGLLQITLSHLNEENGQYDIPMLIPELISLGESAHSELSHMDIPFNMYKYYFKIICEDYAKTFLSVAAKRIIPMSKLMFSNCIGLLPHLERGNRSSGINDHDMNLCAILLVNLPVKNEISNVIYEFLERSKMCEPIFKQIQSIVASALENILADVSQIRSNSGTRLSLNDGGSKIVLCKPNEAQCLNAKLHQLVYVMIHRIESNFGSFIDKKSPFWKVIESGRETPLINHWADDVGETIWHTFSYISTAGNIEFSWKTQQLLISTQHVIKICNFLRETYFDPLVPVGQFELLKKFATHTISSFITYAISIWPLDENEQIMLLNSTTELEFALSEILRELPKFEADCISTFRRLIFLTNDELFSMSELQNSSENTLLLPKDIIALHVAVRLLRRPGLHDLQSWALNSPLHKFLDTNNIHSMMRLFKNSFFQQEPGQLTPHIYDYLSSFEHIEHDMELYNKALAYIK; this is translated from the coding sequence ATGGATGAAACTACCAACTTGACGAATGATATACACCTAGAGGACATTTTGGTGGATCAAGATGCTATCTATACCTGCAGATGTATCTTGAAGTGCTATGAATCCGATACAGGCACAAAAGGTATCGATAAAATCAATGGCCCATCAAGTTCGTATATTGTTTCATCCGTAAAAAATGGAATGGATGGGATAAAAAGTTCTATAGACAGCATTGACCATGCTATTTCTGTTTTGGACTCCCTCTTACACAAGACTGTTATAAACGATACCAGTGATATAATACAAAGTTTTGATGAAGTCAacaaatattccaaactTATTGATGACACAAATCAATCTATTTGTGAGATAAGTGAAGACGTAAAGAATAAATTTTCAGATTTGGTATCACTCTACAACTCAATAGATCTTGATAAAAAGGCACTGGAAAGGCTCTACAAAGTTCATGAATATTCATCAGAGTGCAAAAGagtaataaaaatattgcAGATGCTGCACGAACGTGTAGTATGTCTTGGAAATAGTCCAAACgattttgtaaaattacTTTTGATATCCTGTCAGTATAACATAATAGCGGAAAAGATATTCAGTTTGGAGAAAACTGATATACTCCATGTAATATTGGACTATTCTATGACTTTTAAATCAGCAATTATtaaaaaatgtacaaatcaTGGAATAATGTCAGTTTTTTCTTCATCGGAATCTTTATCAAAGGTCAATGAGAAAATACTTGTAATAGTTCATCATATATTCAAGGAGTTTTCAACTTCTTCAAAATACATACTTGAACTTATTGAATCTTTGATTCGTGGGACTAGTGATTGTATAAAGTTGAAGGAGATCTTACCTTGCAATGAATCAAATCCTGATTGGCAACAACTTCTAATATCGCAGGTATCAGAGTTTTTAGAAAAATATATAACTAACCAAAGGGGTTTGTACCTCATTTGtaaaacttccaaattGCCACTACAtgaaaaattggaaaaggGTGAAAAGGAACTGCTAAAGGCATTTATGGGTAAAATGGCACATGCTGGCTCTCAAGATCCATTTTCGTATTGTGAACTATATTCAAAACGTTGTATAGGCTTATTACAAATAACATTATCGCATTTGAATGAAGAAAATGGGCAGTATGATATCCCTATGTTAATACCAGAACTAATATCTCTAGGGGAATCTGCACATTCTGAATTATCACATATGGATATACCATTTAACATGTATAAGTATTATTTTAAGATAATTTGCGAAGATTATGCCAAGACATTTCTTTCTGTAGCCGCAAAACGGATAATCCCAATGTCAAAACTTATGTTTTCTAACTGTATTGGTTTGTTGCCACATCTAGAGCGTGGAAATCGATCCTCTGGAATTAACGATCATGACATGAACCTATGTGCAATTTTATTGGTTAATTTACCTGTTAAAAACGAGATATCAAATGTAATTTACGAATTTCTGGAAAGatcaaaaatgtgtgaaCCTATTTTCAAACAAATACAGTCCATAGTAGCATCTGCCTTGGAGAATATCCTAGCAGATGTTTCACAGATAAGATCTAATTCTGGCACTAGATTGAGTCTGAATGATGGAGGAAGTAAAATCGTTTTGTGTAAACCCAATGAGGCACAATGTTTGAACGCTAAACTACACCAGCTTGTGTATGTTATGATCCACAGAATAGAATCCAACTTTGGAAGTTTTATTGATAAAAAATCGCCATTTTGGAAAGTGATAGAATCAGGTAGAGAAACCCCGTTGATAAATCACTGGGCTGACGATGTAGGAGAAACCATATGGCACACATTTTCCTACATAAGTACGGCTGGTAATATAGAATTTTCTTGGAAAACGCAGCAGTTGCTGATTTCTACACAGCACGTGATTAAAATATGTAATTTTCTGCGGGAGACTTATTTTGATCCTCTGGTCCCTGTGGGACAATTTGAACTATTGAAGAAGTTTGCAACACATACCATTTCCTCTTTCATAACATATGCAATTTCCATATGGCCattggatgaaaatgaacaGATAATGCTCTTAAACTCAACTACTGAGCTAGAATTTGCTCTTTCAGAAATTTTGAGGGAGCTACCAAAATTTGAAGCTGATTGCATATCAACATTTAGAAGATTAATATTTCTCACCAATGATGAGCTATTTTCAATGTCTGAATTGCAAAATTCATCAGAGAATACACTGTTACTACCAAAAGATATAATAGCCTTGCATGTTGCAGTACGGCTATTGAGGAGGCCTGGCCTCCATGATTTACAAAGCTGGGCGTTGAATTCACCATTGCACAAGTTTTTGGATACAAATAACATCCACTCTATGATGAGGTTGTTCAAGAACTCTTTTTTTCAacaggaacctggtcagtTGACTCCTCATATTTATGATTATCTCTCAAGCTTTGAGCACATAGAACACGATATGGAGCTTTATAATAAGGCCTTGGCGTATATAAAATAG
- a CDS encoding polynucleotide kinase- 3'-phosphatase, putative (encoded by transcript BEWA_033850A) — protein sequence MSENEFKLPQGWLRDGSLLYRPYLNPKPSRAFAIFDMDNTLMVTPSYYVEELARGMDLPKAKPAIENDYVLFAPNVREKLQTEHSNGRGVLIFSNQRGMLNNVPLAYVIIARIELLLKDLDVPLYIILATEHNICRKPGPGMLLYYEKHLNGGIKVDRKSSIYVGDAAGRKQTRETAKIMMQNLLHMLKSTDFTDHKYKQKDKNGNLIPVDAESIIKKLTISKLRNWMVSDFSDCDLKFALNNDIPFNTPDEYFYGLDQPTPVIDLVPSEIGSQPFFPPISNGLIIIVGPPSSGKTFFCANLFPNFVRITPDDFPTLEACNKEIAKILKTGKNVIIDGTNHLYKIRASFIKTGKGAGVTVSLVYINVKLPFPTHVNKLKMMLSDEFSIGLIGETLKPVPSIVYGKGKITTYFRNLQPPSLDEGMEGLFTLSETTFPFTHNAFSKIYLP from the exons ATGTCAGAGAATGAATTTAAATTACCGCAAGGGTGGCTCAGG GATGGTAGTCTATTGTATAGACCATACCTAAACCCAAAGCCTTCCAGGGCATTCGCTATATTCGATATGGATAACACACTAATGGTCACTCCTAGCTATTACGTGGAAGAATTAGCCAGAGGAATGGACTTACCAAAGGCTAAACCAGCAATAGAAAATGATTATGTTCTCTTTGCGCCAAATGTAAGAGAAAAACTACAGACAGAACACTCCAACGG AAGGGGAGTTTTGATCTTCTCCAACCAACGTGGAATGTTGAATAACGTTCCGCTAGCCTATGTTATTATCGCCAGAATAGAACTGCTTCTTAAAGATT TGGATGTTCCCCTATATATAATACTAGCAACGGAGCATAACATTTGCCGTAAACCAGGTCCAGGAATGTTATTGTACTATGAAAAGCATCTAAACGGAGGTATTAAAGTTGATAGAAAATCGTCTATTTATGTTGGTGATGCTGCCGGACGCAAACAAACGAGAGAAACGGCTAAAATAatgatgcaaaatttgCTACATATGCTAAAATCCACAGACTTTACAGACCATAAATACAAGcaaaaggataaaaatggaaatcTAATACCAGTGGACGCTGAATCTATAATTAAAAAATTAACAATTTCTAAACTGCGTAATTGGATGGTCTCAGATTTTTCAGATTGTGATCTCAAATTTGCGCTGAATAATGATATACCATTTAACACACCCGACGAATATTTTTACG GCTTGGATCAACCAACCCCTGTTATTGATCTTGTTCCATCAGAAATAGGATCTCAACCGTTCTTTCCACCTATTTCAAATGGTCTAATCATCATAGTAGGACCGCCATCCAGTGGGAAAACATTCTTTTGTGCTAATTTATTTCCAAACTTTGTTAGAATTACTCCG GATGATTTCCCCACTTTAGAAGCATGCAACAAAGAAATCGCAAAAATCCTTAAAACTGGAAAAAATGTGATCATAGATGGCACAAATCACCTATACAAAATAAGGGCTAGCTTTATAAAAACTGGAAAGGGAGCAGGCGTAACTGTCTCCCTTGTATACATAAACGTCAAATTACCGTTTCCCACACATGTAAATAAACTTaaaatg ATGCTTTCCGACGAATTTAGCATAGGACTCATTGGAGAAACACTTAAACCCGTACCATCAATAGTATACGGCAAAGGCAAAATAACGACATATTTTAGAAATCTGCAGCCACCTTCATTGGATGAAGGAATGGAAGGACTATTCACACTCTCAGAAACCACATTTCCATTCACACACAACGCATTCTCAAAAATTTATCTCCCATAA